A genome region from Penicillium psychrofluorescens genome assembly, chromosome: 3 includes the following:
- a CDS encoding uncharacterized protein (ID:PFLUO_004519-T1.cds;~source:funannotate), whose protein sequence is MADTAQLSALEAFLHGHPSIKYTPPSSPEYASARKVWNRARLDNPLAVVQPQSPSDIIAIIKFAKSNSVPFTFRSGGHNLEGRAVVEKALLIDLRALNAVTIASDRKTCTVQGGILQEELASKLWEEGLGTPTGAIPGVGYIGWATYGGYGPFSSQWGLGTDQILGATIIDPDGEIITADETLLQGIRGAGGLFGVIVDLTIKVYPLPSLLAGTILYDSTDITKTFVDFNGAYQNIFNSEGFPPQLTIQQMAVNAPPGRCFGVGFVWSGSDIDEGQRWSAKVAGLAPLLMNTVAVTTIPEWFASNGTMIPADISGSSATHNISRIPLPVAETIGRNLERMPIDPGTMFSIHQLRGPSVAPQGHSSVFATREPHYMLEFLAYVTKEGRKEESEEWAVQMAREIEQADPGNVLPAVYLSLYSSARAKSSDEVLKKAYGSNVEVVRGLKSKFDPDNVFRLTVPAME, encoded by the exons ATGGCAGATACCGCCCAACTAAGCGCCCTAGAGGCCTTCCTCCACGGCCATCCCAGTATCAAGTACACCCCACCTTCATCTCCGGAGTACGCTTCCGCCCGCAAGGTCTGGAACAGGGCTCGTCTCGACAATCCACTGGCTGTAGTTCAGCCGCAATCACCCTCTGATATCATCGCCATTATCAAGTTCGCCAAATCCAATTCCGTCCCTTTCACATTTCGTTCAGGCGGCCACAACTTGGAAGGCCGCGCCGTAGTTGAAAAAGCCTTGCTCATTGATCTGCGTGCCTTGAATGCAGTCACTATCGCGTCGGATCGGAAAACTTGCACGGTTCAAGGCGGCATTCTGCAAGAAGAGCTCGCAAGCAAGCTCTGGGAAGAGGGCCTGGGCACCCCAACAGGAGCTATTCCAGGTGTAGGTTACATTGGTTGGGCCACATACGGCGGTTATGGGCCCTTCTCCTCGCAATGGGGTTTGGGAACTGACCAGATTCTCGGCGCCACCATAATCGATCCCGATGGGGAGATCATCACAGCTGATGAAACCCTCCTACAAGGCATCCGCGGCGCGGGGGGTCTGTTTGGTGTAATCGTTGATCTTACGATCAAAGTCTATCCTCTTCCTAGC CTCCTTGCTGGCACCATTCTTTACGACTCCACTGACATCACTAAGACGTTTGTGGACTTTAATGGTGCCTACCAAAACATCTTCAACTCCGAAGGTTTCCCTCCGCAACTGACCATCCAACAAATGGCCGTGAACGCCCCACCTGGCCGCTGCTTTGGCGTCGGCTTCGTCTGGAGTGGCTCCGACATAGACGAGGGCCAGCGCTGGAGCGCAAAAGTCGCTGGCCTAGCTCCTCTACTTATGAATACTGTTGccgtcaccaccatcccAGAGTGGTTCGCCAGCAATGGCACCATGATCCCAGCAGACATCTCTGGCTCTAGCGCGACGCACAACATCAGCCGCATCCCACTACCCGTGGCTGAGACAATTGGCCGTAACCTCGAGCGTATGCCCATTGATCCGGGCACTATGTTCTCCATTCATCAGCTACGCGGGCCATCAGTAGCGCCGCAAGGTCATTCGTCTGTTTTTGCAACGCGAGAGCCGCACTACATGCTTGAGTTTCTGGCATATGTGACGAAGGAggggaggaaggaagaatcGGAGGAGTGGGCGGTACAGATGGCAAGGGAGATTGAACAGGCTGATCCGGGTAACGTCCTGCCCGCGGTATATCTGTCTTTATACAGTAGTGCTCGGGCGAAATCGTCGGACGAGGTTCTCAAAAAGGCGTATGGGTCGAATGTGGAGGTGGTAAGGGGTCTGAAGTCCAAGTTTGATCCGGATAATGTGTTTAGATTGACTGTGCCGGCGATGGAGTAA
- a CDS encoding uncharacterized protein (ID:PFLUO_004515-T1.cds;~source:funannotate), whose amino-acid sequence MDFILSLTHFCEVHGPTSIICSQVLPFTCSQCTRDPDVSPDSSPAPSHASLRRHDEPSRSPKIEDYSCFLKGQSASPEDRANRAGRADGDACASCSLSLPEGVSKQLPPGAPGTKNNTSSPVLRSREVVYSCGNSHSDMSDVLPDPHTHSSPPDSLRSSSVASDSSCHTHLLTYLSLRGPPNPADYALLRRSSIRTLSCELLPRGLSSGPLCFGDSVAGYTIAYIFRLPDPMARGKRRSYALVALAGKDAGRAFRACPVIWRAFGRIASGIVGAAERFQEEEKRREEQNSPGNNPVARQYTPVSSFLTGRAMDLAGQPRRLGQIRARNLAEIVGNEYIFAEIHAHFVALLQQLGTMFGGVPISEERFVCSTLGDEENTTTSTQEPSVVLAPDQSKQSTSEYNHEDLDLAKLDIASGPQPIPIAPRRSLVA is encoded by the exons ATGGATTTCATT CTCTCCCTCACGCACTTCTGCGAGGTGCATGGGCCCACCTCCATCATCTGCTCGCAGGTCCTCCCTTTCACTTGCTCCCAGTGCACCCGCGACCCGGATGTCTCTCCCGACTCTTCCCCGGCCCCCTCGCACGCctcccttcgccgccacGATGAGCCCTCCCGGTCCCCCAAGATCGAAGACTACTCGTGCTTCCTGAAAGGTCAGTCGGCCTCGCCCGAAGACAGGGCCAATCGAGCCGGCCGCGCCGATGGCGACGCATGCGCCAGTTGCAGCCTGTCTCTTCCCGAGGGCGTGAGCAAGCAGCTGCCGCCGGGCGCTCCCGGCACCAAGAACAACACCAGCAGCCCCGTGCTGCGGTCGCGCGAGGTGGTCTACTCCTGCGGCAACAGTCACTCGGACATGAGCGACGTACTACCCGATCCTCAcacccactcctcccccccGGATTCGCTTCGATCGTCCTCGGTTGCGTCCGATTCCTCCTGCCACACTCACCTCCTCACCTACCTTTCTCTCCGCGGCCCTCCGAATCCGGCCGACTATGCGCTTCTGCGACGCTCCTCGATTCGCACTCTGAGCTGTGAGCTCCTGCCCCGGGGTCTGTCCTCGGGCCCTCTGTGCTTTGGGGACTCCGTTGCTGGTTACACGATCGCCTACATTTTCCGCCTGCCCGACCCCATGGCGCGCGGCAAGCGACGCAGCTATGCCTTGGTCGCGCTCGCTGGCAAGGATGCCGGAAGAGCATTCCGGGCTTGCCCCGTGATCTGGCGCGCCTTTGGCCGTATTGCGTCGGGTATTGTCGGCGCCGCGGAGCGcttccaggaagaagagaagcgtCGCGAAGAGCAAAACAGCCCCGGCAACAACCCGGTTGCTCGGCAGTACACCCCGGTGTCTTCCTTTCTGACGGGTCGCGCTATGGACCTGGCGGGCCAGCCGCGGCGACTCGGCCAGATCCGTGCGCGCAACTTGGCCGAGATTGTCGGCAATGAATACATCTTTGCGGAGATCCACGCGCATTTCGTTGCACTCTTGCAACAGCTGGGCACCATGTTTGGTGGTGTCCCCATTTCCGAGGAACGCTTTGTCTGCAGTACCCTgggcgatgaagagaatactaccaccagcacccaAGAGCCCTCGGTGGTTCTGGCCCCGGATCAGTCGAAGCAATCCACCTCGGAATACAATCACGAGGATCTCGACCTTGCGAAACTTGACATCGCCTCCGGCCCTCAGCCAATCCCCATTGCACCGCGTCGATCTCTCGTGGCCTAA
- a CDS encoding uncharacterized protein (ID:PFLUO_004514-T1.cds;~source:funannotate), translating to MTSEEDIEWFKSTFRPIPKPELPDDSVEYSIYHLPAPSPAVIDEAAETRSRLLEVQRTAAELTKELLKDYIWQREGFHLEITKDDGITSLQGRTNYGDSIEDEWVVVYFLRELTKRHKDIWVKVVDTDGQFLLIEAAGMLPEWLEPEVADNRVWIHQGELRIIKPKQESKKQTTEKLSLKEARAIIQTEPGRFLRSNMIQEEAFYRLRNYPQQIAENLHSAIVTIPRRVAFLLHQKPAYISPAIEAFYLRDPIALRPLRAKASDLTFEPNDLITASVRFTRVGYAQLKSQDFPVPSTWQGKLPPAEDGKVYDRAETGMKLACGFEMLLYDPKNQDNAAVREMKLLLEDLETGDEKMPTDDDIATWDLREDDEKWMDINFEDLDRELKGRGKDQAETSTGGNFGDASAQENLQRIVARFEEFLNDNSAGFEGADFIDDFASDSDVEVEDDEELSDDEEDKDASFNEEEFARMMKEMMGMPSRPDSIRKRVEELDSDKEEDDTEQIKELSRQMETELRGTGVLNLNRPQQKLSESSSKGKAAEPSNQEEGDEDEDEDVNINLARNLLEALQSEGGAAGPAANMLSMMGLPIPKDDRSAKK from the exons ATGACCAGCGAGGAGGATATCGAGTGGTTCAAGTCGACTTTCCGTCCTATTCCCAAACCAGAGCTGCCGGACGACTCGGTCGAATATTCCATCTATCATCTACCGGCACCCAGTCCCGCCGTTATCGATGAAGCTGCCGAGACCCGATCGCGGTTGCTGGAGGTGCAGCGCACGGCCGCCGAACTGACCAaggagctgctcaaggacTACATCTGGCAGCGTGAAGGGTTTCACCTCGAGATTACCAAGGACGATG GCATCACCTCCTTACAAGGACGCACGAATTATGGCGACTCGATTGAGGATGAATGGGTGGTGGTCTATTTTCTCCGCGAACTGACGAAGCGCCACAAAGACATCTGGGTGAAAGTGGTGGACACCGATGGTCAGTTCCTGCTCATCGAAGCCGCGGGCATGCTCCCAGAATGGCTGGAGCCCGAGGTGGCGGATAACCGG GTCTGGATCCATCAGGGCGAACTCAGGATCATCAAGCCCAAACAGGAATCGAAGAAACAGACCACCGAAAAACTGTCCCTCAAGGAAGCGCGAGCAATCATTCAGACTGAACCGGGTCGTTTCCTCCGTTCGAATATGATCCAGGAGGAGGCGTTTTACCGACTGCGCAATTACCCTCAGCAGATCGCTGAAAACCTTCACTCCGCCATCGTAACAATCCCGCGCAGGGTGGCTTTCCTTCTGCATCAAAAACCAGCATATATATCGCCCGCTATAGAAGCATTTTATCTCCGCGACCCAATAGCTCTGCGGCCTCTACGGGCCAAGGCTTCTGATCTCACCTTCGAGCCCAATGATTTGATCACTGCTAGTGTCCGCTTCACTCGGGTGGGATACGCTCAGCTGAAGAGTCAAGACTTTCCCGTTCCCAGCACATGGCAGGGCAAATTGCCTCCAGCAGAGGACGGAAAGGTATACGACCGCGCAGAAACAGGAATGAAACTTGCCTGTGGGTTTGAAATGCTGCTCTACGACCCTAAGAACCAAGACAATGCCGCTGTTCGAGAAATGAAGCTCTtgctggaggatttggagaCTGGCGATGAGAAAATGCCTACAGACGATGATATTGCGACATGGGATCTGCGAGAAGATGACGAGAAATGGATGGACATCAACTTTGAAGATCTGGACCGAGAACTAAAAGGACGAGGCAAGGATCAGGCGGAGACTTCGACTGGCGGTAATTTCGGCGACGCCAGCGCTCAAGAAAATCTGCAACGGATTGTGGCCCGCTTTGAAGAATTCTTGAATGACAACTCCGCTGGGTTTGAAGGTGCTGATTTTATCGATGATTTTGCATCAGATTCGGATGTCGAagtcgaagatgatgaagagctcagcgatgatgaggaggataagGACGCGTCCTTCAATGAAGAAGAGTTTGCACGAATGATGAAGGAAATGATGGGAATGCCCTCCAGGCCAGACTCGATTCGCAAGCGAGTGGAAGAGCTTGACTCGGAtaaggaagaagacgacaCAGAacagatcaaggagctgtCTCGGCAGATGGAGACCGAATTGCGGGGCACGGGTGTTTTGAATTTGAACAGACCCCAACAGAAGCTTTCGGAGAGCTCGTCCAAAGGCAAAGCAGCCGAGCCGTCCAaccaggaagaaggagatgaagatgaagacgaagacgtCAACATCAATCTTGCCCGGAACTTGTTGGAGGCTCTCCAGAGTGAAGGTGGTGCGGCTGGTCCGGCAGCGAATATGCTGTCGATGATGGGCTTGCCCATTCCCAAAGACGATCGCTCTGCTAAAAAGTGA
- a CDS encoding uncharacterized protein (ID:PFLUO_004518-T1.cds;~source:funannotate), translating into MSQHGHLGVLYLWAVIAALFTLINATEQPLAKRVAVIGAGAGGSFTAYELRKQADAAGIPVNITVFERNPYIGGRSTTVNAFEDPAYPIELGASIFVQVNANLVNASRDLGLNMRSADHERPRESSDSIGIWDGESFVFALKDASSWWNIGKLVWRYGLAPLKTRSLVKKVVGRFLRLYEEPLFPFESLSEVAEMVGLLDVTTSTGEHFLGASGISELFAREIIQASTRVNYGQNLVLIHGLESMVCMATDGAVAVEGGNWRIFDGVLKAAGAAVRVNTSVTAIQRDDDQSIVRITSSSPNSEKSHTEPFDEVVIAAPFQYSDISVSPSLPHPPDEIPFVNLYVTLFASPHRISPQFFGLNGPDAQAPETILTTLPKGKSSSGFGSEGAGPAGFWSISTLRTVTRSTRLEDGSEEQQDHYVYKVFSPERPTAEFIAQILGLEQTDSQKTIADLPKTDISWFHEKFWNPYPLLYPRVTFEESRLAPRMWYTGGIESFISTMETSALMGRNVATLMFRSWQVKHTKTNDAGAEQSWQKPEL; encoded by the exons ATGTCTCAACACGGGCATCTTGGTGTGCTCTATCTCTGGGCTGTGATTGCAGCTCTCTTCACTCTCATCAATGCAACTGAGCAGCCACTAGCAAAACGTGTCGCAGTAATCG gcgccggcgccggcggctCGTTCACAGCATACGAGCTGCGCAAACAAGCAGATGCCGCTGGCATCCCGGTGAACATAACAGTCTTCGAGCGCAATCCCTACATCGGCGGACGCTCGACAACAGTCAATGCATTCGAGGATCCGGCCTACCCCATCGAACTAGGCGCCTCGATCTTCGTACAAGTAAATGCGAACTTAGTCAATGCCTCGCGCGACCTGGGTCTGAACATGCGCAGCGCAGATCATGAACGGCCGCGGGAGTCCTCTGATAGTATCGGCATCTGGGACGGCGAGTCGTTTGTCTTTGCGCTCAAGGATGCGTCGAGTTGGTGGAATATCGGGAAGCTGGTCTGGCGGTATGGGCTTGCGCCGTTGAAGACGCGGAGTCTGGTCAAGAAGGTGGTGGGCCGGTTTCTGCGTCTTTACGAGGAGCCGCTGTTTCCCTTCGagtcgctgtcggaggttGCGGAGATGGTGGGATTATTAGATGTTACGACTTCGACGGGCGAGCACTTTCTCGGGGCGAGTGGTATTTCGGAGTTGTTTGCGCGGGAAATTATCCAGGCCAGTACGCGCGTGAACTATGGGCAGAACTTGGTCTTGATTCATGGGCTGGAGTCGATGGTTTGCATGGCCACCGATGGAGCTGTTGCTGTCGAGGGCGGGAACTGGCGCATCTTCGATGGCGTGCTGAAGGCTGCCGGGGCTGCGGTGAGGGTCAACACGAGTGTGACTGCTATTCAGCGGGATGACGACCAGAGCATTGTgcgcatcacctcctcctcgccaaaTAGTGAGAAGTCACACACAGAGCCCTTCGACGAAGTGGTCATCGCTGCCCCGTTCCAATATTCTGACATTTCTGTCTCGCcgtctcttccacatcctccGGACGAGATCCCGTTCGTGAATTTATACGTGACGCTCTTCGCTTCTCCGCACCGGATATCACCTCAGTTCTTTGGACTGAATGGTCCCGACGCTCAAGCCCCAGAAACCATTCTCACGACTCtgcccaagggcaagagcaGCTCCGGTTTTGGCTCTGAAGGGGCAGGACCAGCCGGGTTCTGGAGTATCAGCACTCTGCGCACAGTGACTCGATCTACCCGCCTGGAAGACGGAAGCGAAGAACAACAAGACCATTACGTGTATAAGGTCTTCTCACCCGAGCGACCAACGGCCGAATTCATAGCCCAGATACTCGGGCTGGAGCAGACTGATTCACAGAAAACAATTGCCGATCTCCCCAAGACGGATATTAGCTGGTTCCATGAGAAATTCTGGAACCCCTATCCGCTCCTGTATCCCCGAGTGACTTTCGAAGAGAGTCGCTTGGCTCCGCGCATGTGGTACACCGGTGGGATTGAGAGCTTCATCTCGACTATGGAGACCAGTGcgttgatggggaggaaTGTGGCGACGCTGATGTTTCGGTCGTGGCAGGTGAAGCACACCAAGACAAATGATGCTGGCGCTGAGCAGTCATGGCAGAAGCCTGAGCTTTGA
- a CDS encoding uncharacterized protein (ID:PFLUO_004516-T1.cds;~source:funannotate): MGVASDKCETRPAHIDAILNGLDRYNPETTTVFQDYIAQQCEDRTFDCYANLALLKLYQFNPHLLQPDTVTNVLSKALTVFPSPAFSLCLALLPPSTQPFPSTTEAQAASQTSDFVESVQKLARLSTLLESAQYAQFWATLNSDDLYADLTADVAGFEELVRIRIAVEVGKTFREINVDILEQWLDVRSREALQKFVADVCGWKVDGAVVRVPTNKENEARSEVKSEHVGVEMFGRVIRRGFEQPA; this comes from the exons ATGGGTGTCGCCTCCGACAAGTGTGAGACCCGCCCGGCTCACATCGATGCCATCCTCAACGGCCTTGACCGCTACAATCCCGAGACCACCACCGTGTTCCAGGACTACATCGCGCAGCAGTGCGAGGACCGGACATTCGACTGCTACGCCAACCTGGCCCTGTTGAAGCT CTACCAATTCAAcccccacctcctccaacccGACACAGTGACCAACGTCCTCTCCAAAGCCCTAACCGTGTTCCCCTCCCCGGCCTTCTCGCTctgcctcgccctcctcccaCCAAGCACGCAGcccttcccctccaccaccgaggcCCAAGCCGCCTCGCAGACCTCCGACTTTGTGGAATCCGTCCAGAAGCTCGCCCGCCTGTCCACCCTCCTCGAGTCCGCCCAGTACGCCCAGTTCTGGGCCACCCTCAACTCGGATGACCTGTACGCGGACCTGACGGCCGACGTGGCCGGGTTCGAGGAGCTGGTCCGCATTCGCATTGCCGTCGAGGTTGGCAAGACCTTCCGTGAGATTAATGTCGATATCCTGGAGCAGTGGCTGGATGTTCGCTCCCGCGAGGCGCTGCAGAAGTTTGTGGCCGATGTTTGCGGGTGGAAAGTTGACGGTGCCGTTGTCCGTGTGCCGACAAATAAGGAGAACGAGGCTCGCAGTGAGGTCAAGAGCGAGCATGTTGGCGTTGAGATGTTTGGACGCGTTATTCGGAGGGGGTTTGAGCAGCCGGCTTGA
- a CDS encoding uncharacterized protein (ID:PFLUO_004517-T1.cds;~source:funannotate), translating into MDPYDSDSSIEEDGDFTETGVLLGYAAEEVIEDTISHLGGHPTWLDNTSPPPGDFANCNVCNQPMLLLLELHGDLPDHFPNDERRLYLFGCPRKPCNRKPGSIRAFRATRKVTLERAQQKPAEEKKSPAPAPEAEAKPKPDLGASLFGATSLTNTVSSNPNPFSSGTGDSPANPFATPTPALAPATEKTKTNAANELAETFADKVRVSSPPPPVPQNKAKPTPESTGLVTPWPAQSDFPTPYTHYYLDAEYETLSRPSTPAIPENVTMEPMDEEGGGGAELKDTFESELDKAFMKFSTRLAHNPEQVLRYEFRGSPLLYSHTDAVGRYLHVHPDGNANARITTVGGGANMPRCEYCGSERVFELQLVPHAISMLEEGREGVGLGKEDAGMEWGAIILGVCAQDCAPSTLGQTGWREEWAGVQWEEMK; encoded by the exons ATGGATCCCTACGACAGCGACTCCAGCATTGAGGAGGACGGTGACTTCACCGAGACCGGTGTGCTGCTCGGGTACgctgcggaggaggtgatTGAGGATACAATTAGCCATTTGGGTGGTCATCCG ACATGGCTCGACAACACAAGCCCGCCACCAGGCGACTTTGCCAACTGCAACGTTTGCAATCAGCCCATGCTGctcctcctcgagctgcaCGGCGATCTACCCGACCATTTCCCGAATGACGAACGCCGCTTGTACCTATTTGGATGTCCGCGCAAACCATGCAATCGAAAGCCTGGCAGCATTCGGGCGTTTCGTGCGACGCGGAAGGTGACTTTGGAACGGGCGCAGCAGAAACCCGCGGAGGAAAAAAAatctccagcgccagcgccggaAGCTGAAGCAAAGCCGAAGCCAGATCTTGGAGCTAGCCTTTTCGGAGCGACTTCTTTGACGAATACTGTCTCCTCCAACCCGAATCCATTCTCATCGGGCACCGGTGACTCTCCGGCTAATCCGTTTGCGACGCCCACGCCCGCCCTCGCCCCCGCAACGGAGAAGACCAAAACAAACGCCGCAAATGAACTGGCCGAGACCTTCGCCGACAAGGTGCGCGTCtcatcccctccaccaccggTACCACAGAACAAGGCAAAACCAACGCCCGAATCCACCGGACTCGTTACTCCCTGGCCAGCCCAGTCCGACTTCCCAACTCCATACACACACTATTACTTGGACGCCGAATACGAAACCCTCTCGCGGCCATCCACACCTGCCATCCCCGAGAATGTCACCATGGAACCcatggacgaagaaggcggcggcggcgccgaaCTAAAAGACACATTCGAGTCCGAGCTCGACAAGGCATTCATGAAGTTTTCTACCCGCCTCGCGCATAACCCGGAGCAGGTGCTGAGGTATGAGTTCCGCGGCTCACCGCTTCTATACTCGCATACCGATGCCGTGGGTCGTTATCTGCATGTTCACCCTGATGGCAATGCCAATGCGCGCATCACGACggtcggtggtggtgcgaaTATGCCGCGCTGCGAGTACTGTGGTAGCGAGCGGGTGTTTGAGCTGCAGCTTGTGCCGCATGCTATCAGTAtgttggaggagggtcgGGAGGGCGTTGGACTGGGGAAGGAGGATGCGGGCATGGAGTGGGGAGCTATTATTCTGGGGGTGTGTGCTCAGGACTGTGCGCCGTCGACTCTGGGGCAGACTGGGTGGAGGGAGGAGTGGGCGGGTGTGCAGTGGGAGGAGATGAAGTAG